A single window of Ischnura elegans chromosome 8, ioIscEleg1.1, whole genome shotgun sequence DNA harbors:
- the LOC124163641 gene encoding 6-phosphogluconate dehydrogenase, decarboxylating has product MSNKADIALIGLAVMGQNLILNMNDHGFVVCAYNRTTEKVKQFLENEAKGTKVVGATSLEEMVASLKKPRRVMMLVKAGQAVDDFINKLVPLLEKGDIIIDGGNSEYQDTQRRSKSLAEKGIYFVGSGVSGGEDGARYGPSLMPGGNPKAWPHIKEIFQSISAKAGGEPCCDWVGEDGAGHFVKMVHNGIEYGDMQLICEAYQLMKDALGMSHDEMSKVFEEWNKGELDSFLIEITKDILKFKDNDGSSLVAKIRDSAGQKGTGKWTAIAALEYGMPVTLIGESVFARCLSSLKDERVEASKVLKGPQKTKYDGDKKEFIEQIRKALYASKIISYAQGFMLLREAAKTYNWKLNYGGIALMWRGGCIIRSVFLGNIKLAFDKNPNLSNLLLDEFFRDAIHRCQESWRSVVAVAAKIGIPIPALSTALSFYDGYRSERVPANLIQAQRDYFGAHTYELLSAPGKFVHTNWTGHGGSVSASTYQA; this is encoded by the exons ATGTCTAACAA AGCTGATATTGCCCTTATCGGCCTTGCCGTCATGGGGCAGAACCTTATCTTGAATATGAATGACCACGGCTTTGTGGTTTGTGCCTACAACCGCACGACGGAAAAAGTGAAGCAATTTTTGGAGAATGAAGCCAAAGGAACTAAGGTGGTCGGAGCTACGAGCCTGGAAGAGATGGTAGCATCCTTGAAAAAACCTAGGAGGGTGATGATGCTCGTTAAAg CTGGTCAGGCAGTTGATGACTTCATCAACAAGCTAGTTCCACTTTTGGAAAAGGGAGACATTATCATTGATGGTGGAAATTCTGAGTATCAGGATACTCAAAGGAGAAGCAAGTCATTGGCTGAGAAGGGGATATATTTTGTGGGCTCTGGTGTGTCTGGTGGAGAAGATGGAGCCAGGTATGGGCCATCCCTTATGCCTGGTGGCAATCCAAAGGCATGGCCTCACATCAAGGAAATATTTCAG TCAATATCAGCCAAGGCTGGAGGAGAACCATGCTGTGATTGGGTTGGTGAAGATGGTGCTGGCCATTTTGtgaaaatggttcacaatggaATTGAATATGGAGACATGCAACTCATCTGTGAGGCGTATCAACTCATGAAAGATGCATTGGGCATGTCACATGACGAAATGAGCAAG GTTTTTGAGGAGTGGAACAAGGGAGAATTGGATTCCTTCTTAATTGAAATCACCAAAGATATATTGAAGTTCAAGGACAATGATG GATCTAGTTTAGTTGCAAAGATTAGAGATTCTGCTGGGCAGAAAGGCACTGGAAAATGGACTGCCATAGCTGCGCTGGAGTATGGTATGCCTGTAACACTAATTGGAGAATCTGTATTTGCTCGATGTCTGTCATCTTTGAAGGACGAAAGGGTTGAAGCCAGTAAAGTTCTGAAAGGGCCACAGAAGACAAAATATGATGGAGATAAAAAAGAGTTCATTGAACAAATTCGTAAG GCACTatatgcatcaaaaattatttcatatgctCAAGGATTCATGCTTTTAAGGGAGGCTGCGAAAACCTATAATTGGAAGCTAAATTATGGAGGCATTGCCTTGATGTGGCGTGGAGGTTGTATTATCAGGAG TGTCTTCCTAGGAAACATAaaattagctttcgataaaaatCCTAACCTCTCCAATCTGCTGCTAGATGAATTCTTCCGGGATGCAATCCATAGATGCCAAGAGTCATGGAGGTCTGTTGTGGCTGTTGCTGCCAAAATAGGTATTCCCATTCCAGCTCTTTCAACTGCCCTGTCTTTCTATGATGGATACAGATCTGAAAGGGTTCCAGCTAATCTCATTCAG GCCCAGCGAGATTATTTTGGTGCCCACACATACGAGCTCCTTTCTGCCCCAGGAAAATTTGTTCACACCAACTGGACTGGCCATGGAGGATCTGTTTCTGCCAGTACTTATCAAGCATAA